The genomic interval GCCGGTTCCAGCTATCACCCAGGGTGTCGAAGAGCGCCACCACCCGCTGGTAGCCTTCTTCGTTCACGATCAGGTAGATGGCAAACCCCGAGACGACCAGCGCCAGCAAGATCCCTACCCCCTGCCAGCCCCGGCGGGAGGCGAAGCGCTGCGCACCCCTGGCATTGGGGTCGGGCATGTCCGGGCTGATGCGTATGTCCGCCAGCATGG from Bacillota bacterium carries:
- a CDS encoding stage II sporulation protein P, with the translated sequence GYADRAYPGLIRGILYAAGDYNQDLFARAILAEVGSTYNRLQEAENGARLFANVLASMLADIRISPDMPDPNARGAQRFASRRGWQGVGILLALVVSGFAIYLIVNEEGYQRVVALFDTLGDSWNRLRRQLRRRA